In Tenebrio molitor chromosome 8, icTenMoli1.1, whole genome shotgun sequence, a genomic segment contains:
- the LOC138136675 gene encoding eukaryotic translation initiation factor 6-like, whose translation MSVVTSNENEAEPSSGIFRDDETIVTRNYTGPREKYAWWLLARWSKDWKAYSHTPYYTSKQDFRTRRVHAGSNKALRIRFANSDDIGVFMKVTNSYALLGGEEHSEHVCSLIRSDLSEIPVINTSLEGCRVIGRMCVGNKNGLLLPEATYDTELQHIRNELPDSVKVETIEDRLSALGNVIACNDHVAIIHPDLDKESEEIIADTLQVEVFRHMIANNALVGSYCVLSNQGGLVCADINNSELENLSSLLQVPLVAGTVNRGNKIVASGLVVSDHIAYAGMKTTSSEFTAIDTAFGLTPARWF comes from the exons ATGTCTGTTGTAACGTCAAATGAAAACGAGGCAGAACCTTCAAGTGGTATCTTTCGGGACGATGAGACAATTGTAACTCGAAATTACACGGGGCCACGAGAAAAATACGCATGGTGGTTACTAGCCAGGTGGTCAAAAGATTGGAAAGCATATAGTCATACACCATACTACACATCTAAACAAGATTTTCGTACGCGCAGAGTTCATGCAGGCTCAAACAAGGCACTCCGAATTCGGTTTGCAAACAGCGATGATATTGGTGTGTTTATGAAAGTAACAAATTCTTACGCATTGCTTGGCGGTGAAGAACATTCCGAACATGTGTGCAG TCTTATCAGGAGCGACTTATCCGAAATTCCCGTGATAAACACTTCACTCGAGGGCTGCAGAGTAATAGGTCGCATGTGTGTTGGTAATAAAAACGGACTTCTTTTACCAGAAGCAACTTATGACACAGAATTACAACACATTCGAAATGAACTTCCTGATTCAGTTAAGGTGGAAACAATTGAAGACAGATTGAGTGCATTAGGAAATGTGATCGCGTGTAATGATCATGTTGCTATCATACACCCGGATCTAGACAAG GAAAGTGAAGAAATCATCGCGGATACTCTGCAAGTTGAAGTTTTCCGCCATATGATAGCTAATAACGCGTTGGTAGGATCGTATTGTGTTTTAAGTAATCAAGGAGGATTGGTGTGTGCAGATATAAATAACAGTGAACTTGAAAATTTATCCTCATTATTGCAAGTGCCTCTAGTT GCCGGCACTGTAAACAGAGGTAACAAGATCGTGGCCTCGGGCCTAGTTGTGAGTGATCACATTGCCTATGCCGGAATGAAAACCACGTCTTCCGAATTTACTGCGATCGATACCGCATTCGGATTAACTCCAGCTAGGTGGTTTTAA
- the LOC138136318 gene encoding uncharacterized protein → MAFKIRIVAMIALLLLVTWTFINGAQAQVTFSRDWNPGKRVAENTDFHNTMKTASAVCHLLINQVRQLATCDNNRGDDLDSGTPTIFNGRR, encoded by the exons ATGGCTTTCAAGATCAG AATTGTCGCGATGATCGCTCTCCTGCTGTTGGTAACTTGGACTTTCATCAATGGGGCTCAAGCACAGGTGACTTTTTCTCGCGACTGGAATCCCGGAAAACGTGTGGCTGAAAACACCGACTTTCACAACACCATGAAGACTGCTTCAGCTGTTTGTCACTTACTAATA AACCAAGTCCGTCAACTCGCCACGTGTGACAATAACAGAGGAGACGATCTCGATTCAGGAACGCCCACAATCTTCAACGGACGACGataa
- the LOC138136309 gene encoding cellular tumor antigen p53-like isoform X2, translating to MVAYAEVDEVEYKPILGEAFGPADYPLLSNHENYQPQFPPQEPTNLCTDEYPGQFNFEVYVVPNEQKTPWEFSPTLKKIFIGINLKFPIGFSLTNRPQNTNLYIRVTPVFSQAQFFQESVHRCFSHLNPQDSSNKGLAQHILQHIIRCSNDGTRYFGDKNGTRLNLVFPLADPQVGTDVVKEFFHFVCKNSCPSGMNRRAVDVIFTLEDTSGQVLGRRVTSVRICSCPKRDREKEEKDLERSSLSPQGKKRKLSKRDERRGEPAGDDGVDTRVFPLNIHIVGKNNLQHVLRSCRDTMASEIMKLEGRNGADAPFRKCFDEIEALISKTTTE from the exons ATGGTTGCGTACGCGGAG GTCGACGAAGTGGAGTACAAGCCCATCCTAGGTGAAGCTTTTGGTCCTGCTGATTATCCACTCTTGTCCAACCATGAAAACTATCAACCACAATTCCCTCCGCAAGAACCGACAAATCTCTGCACCGATGAGTATCCAGGCCAGTTTAATTTCGAAGTGTATGTTGTCCCCAACGAGCAGAAGACACCATGGGAG TTTTCACCCACTCTGAAGAAAATCTTCATCGGCATCAACTTGAAGTTCCCGATAGGCTTCAGCCTGACAAACCGCCCCCAAAACACGAATCTTTACATCCGAGTCACGCCTGTTTTTAGCCAAGCTCAGTTTTTTCAAGAGAGCGTGCACAGATGTTTCTCGCATCTGAATCCTCAAGACTCTTCCAACAAAGGACTGGCCCAGCACATACTCCAACACATTATCAGATGCAGCAACGACGGCACTCGCTATTTCGGGGACAAGAACGGCACCCGACTCAACCTCGTCTTTCCGCTTGCAGATCCTCAAGTCGGAACCGACGTAGTGAAGGAGTTTTTCCACTTCGTCTGTAAAAATTCTTGCCCCTCGGGAATGAACAGGCGGGCGGTTGATGTAATATTTACGTTGGAGGATACAAG CGGTCAGGTGCTTGGACGCCGAGTCACTTCGGTCAGGATATGTTCCTGTCCCAAAAGAGATAGGGAGAAGGAGGAGAAGGACTTGGAGAGGAGCAGTCTGTCGCCACAGGGGAAGAAAAGAAAGTTGAGCAAAAGGGATGAGAGGAGAGGGGAACCGGCTGGTGATGATGGAGTGGATACTAGAGTGTTTCCGCTTAAT ATCCATATTGTTGGTAAGAACAATCTTCAGCACGTCTTGAGGAGCTGTAGAGATACAATGGCTAGTGAAATTATGAAACTGGAAGGGCGCAATGGTGCCGATGCTCCgtttagaaaatgttttgatgaaaTTGAAGCCCTAATAA GTAAAACGACAACAGAGTGA